A single window of Neurospora crassa OR74A linkage group VII, whole genome shotgun sequence DNA harbors:
- the mik-1 gene encoding MAP kinase kinase kinase, variant, with protein sequence MYQNGQRDPPRPFAVPPPPPPMSPPQVGSGVAGINSVMNIPPPPPRYPGAPGTVGGSLLPPPPGPPPGNPGFPPSAIAPPSALGAAPWHGAWGRPYNGQTAFNLPPPPPGGNGGLQAYNPLLHAQAAAAAAAAAASASNTPGPPATSITIPPPPPPSEQMSATYIPSAGDTYGEGVGIPGLGLPEELGGPGNWTGAEQQRLGGTSMEDAHRLHAAPTADRGLSTTSNTPNSSSAIPPELAAQWPLDRVLMWLQANSFSQDWVNTFKVLNLHGAQFLELGSGHGGRGNFGMMHQQVYPQLAHECQMSKTGWDQTKEREEGKRMRRMIRGIVTGRSVDPSKVAASGGAQGGAGGAGGGGHARRESVSASVPPSAGPDSADSPNVEFSKSHLFVQEEQVQSGPKAPGPGFAGRRFSQSRATTMPLLTSTMSSGEPNHRSMMRNLDIDSARRHSPSTSNVSESGDLNAGTFRTVGRERQDSPIGGSPNPSSALFPSNAGNTILSSSPHRSGSRFGHRSRNSSDSVSSNAAQYGSGIPADAAAMFKNGSLADMIKNSFNSNNPDRRNGQDGGRPLGVVETGDRSAGTDPPNSAKGPKSFLSFLSRNKRKEDGTSPDELDSPTSPATGFKAHSLGSRAGHVSETSLDQRPGSSISTHEHSVGFQSGHSRKKSVVSTRVYLLATLDHWNYRMLDVTDIDSAHDLRQLVCINLGLPDSEGAAIYVTELGKFDHEEPLDDMKLLTNKRLRADAIGTLKLFVKPGGLTSSPYPGPGTQSGQPSSYVPRDAPPMDEETFNRLNGQRQRSSSSPPTSRQNTISSKDRDEKMPVPEPVEHKAEPPRKHAIKETSPIGETTPFGIVGRKVDFDQPRLSPFEDKRPDHLFPGFRPSTAHATQHHHHNAIDHGYHQRRVSTDIRENMTSERQTRRPAAIRGTAEVPSPSGGIGSLLINIGGHLGGIGHPVAGGARALSPNRVASAPVGHGGEMSEQQRARAPSPSLSPNARRRPSESHISQQQYQQNHRPPSSQQHHPHLQHQAQPQPQPQPQQQQQQQQQQQQQQQYQPRQQQTQQPQQQQQAQQPQQQQQAPAQHEESKRKSHGPDVDFSDNDVRFTPPPESESLNASSNHQDYADDQDDSDDSDDGLFAVPISKNKTAETSKTKDNSGGSDEGLGKRPSLKVATDRSKKNLSVAFTTPQASPRMASFTDETEHASVPASSGHGHRQSAPVPSGSSKEWEQDETECKIGRRKSFIEKDVWANRPPTDALINNLEDFFPNLDVDQPVLEEGGDTEVEVDAPSPIAEVDESQFQTRPQPMAETMAQSNTAVASSSNNNAPMLPPLNRVSSAFNESDTLGSDESTLKALESRPPSMVSGSVRRSRGLGRMKSIREVARGAHEAHKRYTQTSMQTNVATPAVPNATTNLMRRKSTKMFNANIVQIEPRRGSILSTIPQETLPTQDNINTLPKRQTTFRWFKGQLIGKGTFGRVYLGMNATTGEFLAVKEVEVNPKAAQGDKKKMQELVAALDQEIDTMQHLDHVNIVQYLGCERKETSISIFLEYISGGSIGSCLRKHGKFEEPVVASLTRQTLSGLAYLHREGILHRDLKADNILLDLDGTCKISDFGISKKTDNIYGNDKTNSMQGSVFWMAPEVIRSQGEGYSAKVDIWSLGCVVLEMFAGRRPWSKDEAVGAIYKIANGEAPPIPDDIREEITPIAIAFMLDCFTVDPTDRPTADVLLSQHPFCELDPNYSFMDTELYAKIRGTY encoded by the exons ATGTACCAAAATGGCCAGAGGGACCCTCCGCGGCCCTTTGCggtcccgccgccgccgccgcccatgtCACCCCCGCAAGTCGGTTCTGGAGTTGCAGGCATCAACAGCGTCATGAacattcctcctccaccccctcGCTACCCGGGCGCACCAGGAACTGTGGGCGGATCCTTATTGCCGCCTCCTCCCGGCCCGCCTCCTGGGAACCCGGGTTTCCCTCCGAGCGCAATAGCCCCGCCGAGCGCCTTGGGCGCTGCACCCTGGCATGGCGCCTGGGGACGCCCATACAACGGACAAACCGCCTTcaatcttcctcctcctccgcctggTGGAAATGGCGGGCTACAGGCCTACAATCCCTTGTTACATGCGCAGGCGGCtgcagcggcggcagcggcggctgCGTCTGCTTCCAATACCCCAGGTCCCCCCGCTACCTCGATCACGATACCTCCCCCGCCACCGCCAAGCGAGCAAATGAGCGCGACCTATATTCCATCGGCCGGCGACACGTATGGTGAAGGTGTGGGCATTCCTGGCTTGGGACTACCTGAGGAGTTGGGTGGCCCAGGGAACTGGACCGGGGCCGAACAGCAGCGCTTGGGAGGAACATCTATGGAGGATGCGCATAGGTTGCACGCTGCTCCCACGGCGGACCGGGGCTTATCGACCACCAGCAACACCCCCAACAGCTCGTCGGCTATTCCGCCCGAGTTGGCAGCGCAGTGGCCGCTTGATAGGGTCCTGATGTGGCTTCAGGCAAACAGCTTTTCCCAGGACTGGGTGAATACGTTCAAGGTCTTGAACCTTCATGGTGCGCAATTTCTGGAGCTCGGCAGTGGTCATGGTGGTCGCGGAAACTTTGGTATGATGCATCAGCAAGTATATCCGCAGCTGGCGCATGAGTGCCAGATGAGCAAGACGGGCTGGGACCAGACGAaagagcgggaggagggCAAGCGGATGCGACGAATGATCAGGGGGATCGTGACGGGTCGATCTGTAGATCCATCCAAAGTTGCCGCAAGTGGAGGCGcgcaaggaggagcaggaggagcaggaggaggaggccatgCCCGCAGAGAGTCCGTCAGTGCAAGCGTCCCGCCTAGTGCAGGTCCCGATTCTGCAGATTCTCCAAACGTGGAGTTCAGCAAATCTCATCTCTTTGTGCAGGAAGAGCAAGTCCAGTCCGGACCCAAGGCCCCGGGCCCGGGCTTCGCAGGCAGGAGATTCTCCCAATCGCGCGCAACGACGATGCCGCTGCTGACAAGTACCATGTCATCAGGTGAGCCAAATCACCGTAGCATGATGAGGAATCTGGATATAGACAGCGCCCGTCGTCACAGCCCGAGCACCAGTAACGTGAGCGAATCGGGCGACCTAAACGCAGGTACCTTCCGTACGGTCGGGAGAGAAAGGCAGGATAGTCCGATCGGTGGCAGTCCTAACCCTTCTTCTGCCCTCTTCCCTTCTAACGCTGGCAACACGATCTTGTCATCGTCACCACATcgcagcggcagcaggtTTGGTCATCGTTCGCGCAACAGCAGTGATTCAGTATCCTCAAACGCAGCACAGTACGGGTCTGGTATTCCTGCCGATGCCGCAGCCATGTTCAAGAACGGAAGCCTCGCCGATATGATTAAGAATAGCTTTAACTCAAACAACCCTGATCGTCGAAACGGTCAAGATGGTGGTCGGCCCTTGGGTGTCGTTGAAACAGGAGACAGGAGTGCCGGGACTGACCCTCCGAACAGCGCCAAGGGCCCAAAAtcgttcttgtccttcttgtcgCGAAAcaagagaaaggaagatggaACATCACCCGACGAGCTGGATTCCCCCACCAGTCCAGCTACCGGCTTCAAGGCTCACTCGCTTGGCAGTCGTGCCGGTCATGTCAGCGAAACCTCGCTCGATCAGCGCCCCGGTTCAAGTATCTCGACTCACGAGCACAGTGTCGGGTTCCAGAGCGGCCATagtaggaagaagagcgTGGTATCTACTCGGGTTTATCTCCTCGCCACTCTGGATCACTGGAATTATCGCATGTTGGATGTTACTGATATCGACTCCGCTCATGACCTGAGACAGCTAGTGTGCATCAACCTGGGCCTACCTGACAGTGAAGGCGCGGCAATCTACGTGACTGAGCTGGGCAAGTTCGACCATGAGGAGCCCTTGGATGATATGAAACTACTCACGAACAAAAGGCTACGGGCGGACGCAATCGGTACACTAAAACTTTTTGTAAAACCGGGCGGTTTGACGAGTTCGCCATACCCAGGTCCCGGAACCCAAAGCGGTCAGCCATCATCGTATGTTCCTCGCGACGCCCCTCCCATGGACGAGGAAACTTTCAACAGGCTAAACGGACAAAGGCAGCGTTCTAGTTCATCGCCGCCGACGTCAAGGCAGAATACGATATCCAGCAAGGACCGGGACGAGAAGATGCCAGTGCCGGAGCCAGTCGAGCACAAGGCAGAGCCCCCGAGAAAGCACGCAATCAAGGAGACAAGCCCGATCGGAGAGACGACACCGTTCGGTATTGTCGGCAGGAAAGTCGACTTTGACCAGCCCCGACTCTCACCCTTCGAGGACAAGAGGCCCGATCACCTGTTTCCG GGATTCCGACCTAGCACGGCGCATGCCACccagcaccatcatcatAACGCCATAGATCATGGATACCACCAGAGACGAGTATCGACGGATATACGCGAGAACATGACGTCCGAAAGGCAGACGAGGAGGCCAGCCGCCATAAGAGGAACCGCCGAAGTGCCATCACCATCAGGAGGAATCGGCAGTTTGCTCATCAATATAGGGGGCCACCTGGGTGGCATCGGTCATCCTGTCGCTGGTGGTGCTCGCGCATTATCACCAAACCGTGTTGCCTCAGCGCCCGTCGGGCATGGTGGTGAGATGAGCGAACAGCAAAGAG CACGCGCGCCGTCACCATCACTTAGTCCCAATGCTCGTCGGAGACCAAGCGAGTCTCATATCAGCCAGCAACAATATCAGCAGAATCACCGACCACCATCATCGCAGCAGCATCATCCACATCTCCAGCACCAGGCACAGCCACAGCCACAGCCAcagccacagcagcagcaacaacagcaacagcaacaacaacaacagcaacaatacCAGCCGAGACAACAGCAGACACAGCaaccacagcagcaacaacaagcacagcaaccacagcagcaacaacaagctcCGGCTCAACACGAGGAGTCCAAGCGCAAGTCCCATGGTCCAGATGTGGATTTCAGCGATAACGATGTGCGCTTCACCCCACCTCCTGAGAGTGAATCCCTCAACGCCAGTTCAAACCATCAAGACTACGCAGACGATCAAGATGATTCGGACGACTCTGATGATGGCCTCTTCGCGGTTCCGATCTCGAAAAACAAGACAGCGGAGACGTCGAAGACCAAAGATAATTCGGGCGGGAGCGATGAAGGACTCGGCAAGCGCCCAAGCTTGAAGGTGGCGACCGATCGCTCCAAGAAGAACTTGTCCGTGGCATTCACTACTCCTCAGGCCAGCCCCAGAATGGCCTCGTTCACGGACGAAACTGAGCATGCTAGTGTGCCAGCTTCCTCGGGTCATGGTCACCGGCAGTCAGCGCCTGTTCCATCGGGGTCATCGAAGGAATGGGAACAGGATGAGACGGAGTGCAAGATTGGCAGGCGCAAGTCCTTTATCGAGAAGGATGTTTGGGCCAACCGTCCCCCGACCGACGCCCTTATCAACAACCTTGAGGACTTCTTCCCCAACTTGGATGTCGACCAGCCGGTGCTTGAGGAAGGCGGTGACACGGAGGTTGAGGTCGATGCCCCGTCACCGATTGCCGAGGTGGACGAGAGCCAATTCCAGACACGGCCGCAGCCGATGGCGGAAACCATGGCTCAGAGCAACACGGCGGTTGCCAGCAGTAGCAACAACAACGCTCCTATGCTCCCGCCGCTAAACAGGGTTTCTTCAGCTTTCAACGAGAGCGATACCCTGGGGTCTGATGAGTCTACGCTCAAGGCGCTGGAGTCACGTCCACCGTCGATGGTCTCTGGCAGTGTGCGCCGCTCTAGAGGCCTTGGCCGCATGAAGTCTATTCGTGAGGTGGCCCGTGGTGCGCACGAAGCCCACAAGCGCTATACGCAAACGTCGATGCAGACGAACGTGGCCACACCGGCAGTTCCCAACGCGACGACCAACCTCATGCGGCGAAAGAGCACAAAGATGTTCAACGCCAACATTGTGCAGATCGAACCGAGGCGGGGGTCCATTCTGTCTACCATTCCCCAGGAGACCCTTCCCACGCaagacaacatcaacacGCTACCGAAGAGACAAACGACGTTCCGCTGGTTCAAGGGTCAGCTGATTGGCAAGGGCACCTTTGGCCGCGTCTACCTCGGTATGAACGCGACAACGGGTGAATTCTTGGCCGTCAAGGAAGTCGAAGTGAACCCCAAAGCCGCGCAAGGcgataagaagaagatgcaAGAGCTGGTGGCCGCGCTCGACCAGGAGATTGACACGATGCAGCATTTGGATCATGTCAACATTGTGCAGTACCTCGGCTGCGAGCGCAAGGagacctccatctccatcttcctcgaGTATATTTCGGGTGGCTCCATCGGCTCGTGCCTGCGCAAGCACGGCAAGTTTGAGGAGCCCGTGGTTGCGTCTTTAACGCGCCAGACGCTTTCCGGTCTGGCGTATCTGCACCGCGAAGGGATTCTGCATCGTGACCTCAAGGCGGACAATATCTTGCTGGATCTGGACGGCACGTGCAAGATATCCGATTTCGGCATCTCCAAGAAGACGGACAACATCTATGGTAATGACAAGACCAACTCGATGCAGGGGTCCGTGTTCTGGATGGCGCCCGAGGTGATCCGGTCGCAGGGCGAAGGATACTCGGCCAAGGTGGATATTTGGTCGTTGGGCTGTGTGGTGCTGGAGATGTTTGCGGGCAGAAGGCCGTGGAGCAAGGATGAGGCGGTTGGGGCGATTTACAAGATTGCGAATGGCGAGGCGCCGCCGATTCCGGATGATATCCGGGAGGAGATCACGCCGATTGCGATTGCTTTTATGTTGGATTGCTTTACTGT CGACCCAACTGATCGCCCTACCGCCGACGTCCTTCTCTCCCAACACCCCTTTTGCGAGCTGGATCCTAACTACAGCTTTATGGATACGGAGCTGTATGCCAAGATCAGGGGTACTTATTAG
- the mik-1 gene encoding MAP kinase kinase kinase, whose product MYQNGQRDPPRPFAVPPPPPPMSPPQVGSGVAGINSVMNIPPPPPRYPGAPGTVGGSLLPPPPGPPPGNPGFPPSAIAPPSALGAAPWHGAWGRPYNGQTAFNLPPPPPGGNGGLQAYNPLLHAQAAAAAAAAAASASNTPGPPATSITIPPPPPPSEQMSATYIPSAGDTYGEGVGIPGLGLPEELGGPGNWTGAEQQRLGGTSMEDAHRLHAAPTADRGLSTTSNTPNSSSAIPPELAAQWPLDRVLMWLQANSFSQDWVNTFKVLNLHGAQFLELGSGHGGRGNFGMMHQQVYPQLAHECQMSKTGWDQTKEREEGKRMRRMIRGIVTGRSVDPSKVAASGGAQGGAGGAGGGGHARRESVSASVPPSAGPDSADSPNVEFSKSHLFVQEEQVQSGPKAPGPGFAGRRFSQSRATTMPLLTSTMSSGEPNHRSMMRNLDIDSARRHSPSTSNVSESGDLNAGTFRTVGRERQDSPIGGSPNPSSALFPSNAGNTILSSSPHRSGSRFGHRSRNSSDSVSSNAAQYGSGIPADAAAMFKNGSLADMIKNSFNSNNPDRRNGQDGGRPLGVVETGDRSAGTDPPNSAKGPKSFLSFLSRNKRKEDGTSPDELDSPTSPATGFKAHSLGSRAGHVSETSLDQRPGSSISTHEHSVGFQSGHSRKKSVVSTRVYLLATLDHWNYRMLDVTDIDSAHDLRQLVCINLGLPDSEGAAIYVTELGKFDHEEPLDDMKLLTNKRLRADAIGTLKLFVKPGGLTSSPYPGPGTQSGQPSSYVPRDAPPMDEETFNRLNGQRQRSSSSPPTSRQNTISSKDRDEKMPVPEPVEHKAEPPRKHAIKETSPIGETTPFGIVGRKVDFDQPRLSPFEDKRPDHLFPVRKAPAPPGDPSATLKKVNSLSKKTGQGFRPSTAHATQHHHHNAIDHGYHQRRVSTDIRENMTSERQTRRPAAIRGTAEVPSPSGGIGSLLINIGGHLGGIGHPVAGGARALSPNRVASAPVGHGGEMSEQQRARAPSPSLSPNARRRPSESHISQQQYQQNHRPPSSQQHHPHLQHQAQPQPQPQPQQQQQQQQQQQQQQQYQPRQQQTQQPQQQQQAQQPQQQQQAPAQHEESKRKSHGPDVDFSDNDVRFTPPPESESLNASSNHQDYADDQDDSDDSDDGLFAVPISKNKTAETSKTKDNSGGSDEGLGKRPSLKVATDRSKKNLSVAFTTPQASPRMASFTDETEHASVPASSGHGHRQSAPVPSGSSKEWEQDETECKIGRRKSFIEKDVWANRPPTDALINNLEDFFPNLDVDQPVLEEGGDTEVEVDAPSPIAEVDESQFQTRPQPMAETMAQSNTAVASSSNNNAPMLPPLNRVSSAFNESDTLGSDESTLKALESRPPSMVSGSVRRSRGLGRMKSIREVARGAHEAHKRYTQTSMQTNVATPAVPNATTNLMRRKSTKMFNANIVQIEPRRGSILSTIPQETLPTQDNINTLPKRQTTFRWFKGQLIGKGTFGRVYLGMNATTGEFLAVKEVEVNPKAAQGDKKKMQELVAALDQEIDTMQHLDHVNIVQYLGCERKETSISIFLEYISGGSIGSCLRKHGKFEEPVVASLTRQTLSGLAYLHREGILHRDLKADNILLDLDGTCKISDFGISKKTDNIYGNDKTNSMQGSVFWMAPEVIRSQGEGYSAKVDIWSLGCVVLEMFAGRRPWSKDEAVGAIYKIANGEAPPIPDDIREEITPIAIAFMLDCFTVDPTDRPTADVLLSQHPFCELDPNYSFMDTELYAKIRGTY is encoded by the exons ATGTACCAAAATGGCCAGAGGGACCCTCCGCGGCCCTTTGCggtcccgccgccgccgccgcccatgtCACCCCCGCAAGTCGGTTCTGGAGTTGCAGGCATCAACAGCGTCATGAacattcctcctccaccccctcGCTACCCGGGCGCACCAGGAACTGTGGGCGGATCCTTATTGCCGCCTCCTCCCGGCCCGCCTCCTGGGAACCCGGGTTTCCCTCCGAGCGCAATAGCCCCGCCGAGCGCCTTGGGCGCTGCACCCTGGCATGGCGCCTGGGGACGCCCATACAACGGACAAACCGCCTTcaatcttcctcctcctccgcctggTGGAAATGGCGGGCTACAGGCCTACAATCCCTTGTTACATGCGCAGGCGGCtgcagcggcggcagcggcggctgCGTCTGCTTCCAATACCCCAGGTCCCCCCGCTACCTCGATCACGATACCTCCCCCGCCACCGCCAAGCGAGCAAATGAGCGCGACCTATATTCCATCGGCCGGCGACACGTATGGTGAAGGTGTGGGCATTCCTGGCTTGGGACTACCTGAGGAGTTGGGTGGCCCAGGGAACTGGACCGGGGCCGAACAGCAGCGCTTGGGAGGAACATCTATGGAGGATGCGCATAGGTTGCACGCTGCTCCCACGGCGGACCGGGGCTTATCGACCACCAGCAACACCCCCAACAGCTCGTCGGCTATTCCGCCCGAGTTGGCAGCGCAGTGGCCGCTTGATAGGGTCCTGATGTGGCTTCAGGCAAACAGCTTTTCCCAGGACTGGGTGAATACGTTCAAGGTCTTGAACCTTCATGGTGCGCAATTTCTGGAGCTCGGCAGTGGTCATGGTGGTCGCGGAAACTTTGGTATGATGCATCAGCAAGTATATCCGCAGCTGGCGCATGAGTGCCAGATGAGCAAGACGGGCTGGGACCAGACGAaagagcgggaggagggCAAGCGGATGCGACGAATGATCAGGGGGATCGTGACGGGTCGATCTGTAGATCCATCCAAAGTTGCCGCAAGTGGAGGCGcgcaaggaggagcaggaggagcaggaggaggaggccatgCCCGCAGAGAGTCCGTCAGTGCAAGCGTCCCGCCTAGTGCAGGTCCCGATTCTGCAGATTCTCCAAACGTGGAGTTCAGCAAATCTCATCTCTTTGTGCAGGAAGAGCAAGTCCAGTCCGGACCCAAGGCCCCGGGCCCGGGCTTCGCAGGCAGGAGATTCTCCCAATCGCGCGCAACGACGATGCCGCTGCTGACAAGTACCATGTCATCAGGTGAGCCAAATCACCGTAGCATGATGAGGAATCTGGATATAGACAGCGCCCGTCGTCACAGCCCGAGCACCAGTAACGTGAGCGAATCGGGCGACCTAAACGCAGGTACCTTCCGTACGGTCGGGAGAGAAAGGCAGGATAGTCCGATCGGTGGCAGTCCTAACCCTTCTTCTGCCCTCTTCCCTTCTAACGCTGGCAACACGATCTTGTCATCGTCACCACATcgcagcggcagcaggtTTGGTCATCGTTCGCGCAACAGCAGTGATTCAGTATCCTCAAACGCAGCACAGTACGGGTCTGGTATTCCTGCCGATGCCGCAGCCATGTTCAAGAACGGAAGCCTCGCCGATATGATTAAGAATAGCTTTAACTCAAACAACCCTGATCGTCGAAACGGTCAAGATGGTGGTCGGCCCTTGGGTGTCGTTGAAACAGGAGACAGGAGTGCCGGGACTGACCCTCCGAACAGCGCCAAGGGCCCAAAAtcgttcttgtccttcttgtcgCGAAAcaagagaaaggaagatggaACATCACCCGACGAGCTGGATTCCCCCACCAGTCCAGCTACCGGCTTCAAGGCTCACTCGCTTGGCAGTCGTGCCGGTCATGTCAGCGAAACCTCGCTCGATCAGCGCCCCGGTTCAAGTATCTCGACTCACGAGCACAGTGTCGGGTTCCAGAGCGGCCATagtaggaagaagagcgTGGTATCTACTCGGGTTTATCTCCTCGCCACTCTGGATCACTGGAATTATCGCATGTTGGATGTTACTGATATCGACTCCGCTCATGACCTGAGACAGCTAGTGTGCATCAACCTGGGCCTACCTGACAGTGAAGGCGCGGCAATCTACGTGACTGAGCTGGGCAAGTTCGACCATGAGGAGCCCTTGGATGATATGAAACTACTCACGAACAAAAGGCTACGGGCGGACGCAATCGGTACACTAAAACTTTTTGTAAAACCGGGCGGTTTGACGAGTTCGCCATACCCAGGTCCCGGAACCCAAAGCGGTCAGCCATCATCGTATGTTCCTCGCGACGCCCCTCCCATGGACGAGGAAACTTTCAACAGGCTAAACGGACAAAGGCAGCGTTCTAGTTCATCGCCGCCGACGTCAAGGCAGAATACGATATCCAGCAAGGACCGGGACGAGAAGATGCCAGTGCCGGAGCCAGTCGAGCACAAGGCAGAGCCCCCGAGAAAGCACGCAATCAAGGAGACAAGCCCGATCGGAGAGACGACACCGTTCGGTATTGTCGGCAGGAAAGTCGACTTTGACCAGCCCCGACTCTCACCCTTCGAGGACAAGAGGCCCGATCACCTGTTTCCGGTACGAAAGGCACCTGCACCACCAGGGGACCCATCGGCTACTTTGAAAAAGGTCAATTCACTGAGTAAGAAAACTGGACAGGGATTCCGACCTAGCACGGCGCATGCCACccagcaccatcatcatAACGCCATAGATCATGGATACCACCAGAGACGAGTATCGACGGATATACGCGAGAACATGACGTCCGAAAGGCAGACGAGGAGGCCAGCCGCCATAAGAGGAACCGCCGAAGTGCCATCACCATCAGGAGGAATCGGCAGTTTGCTCATCAATATAGGGGGCCACCTGGGTGGCATCGGTCATCCTGTCGCTGGTGGTGCTCGCGCATTATCACCAAACCGTGTTGCCTCAGCGCCCGTCGGGCATGGTGGTGAGATGAGCGAACAGCAAAGAG CACGCGCGCCGTCACCATCACTTAGTCCCAATGCTCGTCGGAGACCAAGCGAGTCTCATATCAGCCAGCAACAATATCAGCAGAATCACCGACCACCATCATCGCAGCAGCATCATCCACATCTCCAGCACCAGGCACAGCCACAGCCACAGCCAcagccacagcagcagcaacaacagcaacagcaacaacaacaacagcaacaatacCAGCCGAGACAACAGCAGACACAGCaaccacagcagcaacaacaagcacagcaaccacagcagcaacaacaagctcCGGCTCAACACGAGGAGTCCAAGCGCAAGTCCCATGGTCCAGATGTGGATTTCAGCGATAACGATGTGCGCTTCACCCCACCTCCTGAGAGTGAATCCCTCAACGCCAGTTCAAACCATCAAGACTACGCAGACGATCAAGATGATTCGGACGACTCTGATGATGGCCTCTTCGCGGTTCCGATCTCGAAAAACAAGACAGCGGAGACGTCGAAGACCAAAGATAATTCGGGCGGGAGCGATGAAGGACTCGGCAAGCGCCCAAGCTTGAAGGTGGCGACCGATCGCTCCAAGAAGAACTTGTCCGTGGCATTCACTACTCCTCAGGCCAGCCCCAGAATGGCCTCGTTCACGGACGAAACTGAGCATGCTAGTGTGCCAGCTTCCTCGGGTCATGGTCACCGGCAGTCAGCGCCTGTTCCATCGGGGTCATCGAAGGAATGGGAACAGGATGAGACGGAGTGCAAGATTGGCAGGCGCAAGTCCTTTATCGAGAAGGATGTTTGGGCCAACCGTCCCCCGACCGACGCCCTTATCAACAACCTTGAGGACTTCTTCCCCAACTTGGATGTCGACCAGCCGGTGCTTGAGGAAGGCGGTGACACGGAGGTTGAGGTCGATGCCCCGTCACCGATTGCCGAGGTGGACGAGAGCCAATTCCAGACACGGCCGCAGCCGATGGCGGAAACCATGGCTCAGAGCAACACGGCGGTTGCCAGCAGTAGCAACAACAACGCTCCTATGCTCCCGCCGCTAAACAGGGTTTCTTCAGCTTTCAACGAGAGCGATACCCTGGGGTCTGATGAGTCTACGCTCAAGGCGCTGGAGTCACGTCCACCGTCGATGGTCTCTGGCAGTGTGCGCCGCTCTAGAGGCCTTGGCCGCATGAAGTCTATTCGTGAGGTGGCCCGTGGTGCGCACGAAGCCCACAAGCGCTATACGCAAACGTCGATGCAGACGAACGTGGCCACACCGGCAGTTCCCAACGCGACGACCAACCTCATGCGGCGAAAGAGCACAAAGATGTTCAACGCCAACATTGTGCAGATCGAACCGAGGCGGGGGTCCATTCTGTCTACCATTCCCCAGGAGACCCTTCCCACGCaagacaacatcaacacGCTACCGAAGAGACAAACGACGTTCCGCTGGTTCAAGGGTCAGCTGATTGGCAAGGGCACCTTTGGCCGCGTCTACCTCGGTATGAACGCGACAACGGGTGAATTCTTGGCCGTCAAGGAAGTCGAAGTGAACCCCAAAGCCGCGCAAGGcgataagaagaagatgcaAGAGCTGGTGGCCGCGCTCGACCAGGAGATTGACACGATGCAGCATTTGGATCATGTCAACATTGTGCAGTACCTCGGCTGCGAGCGCAAGGagacctccatctccatcttcctcgaGTATATTTCGGGTGGCTCCATCGGCTCGTGCCTGCGCAAGCACGGCAAGTTTGAGGAGCCCGTGGTTGCGTCTTTAACGCGCCAGACGCTTTCCGGTCTGGCGTATCTGCACCGCGAAGGGATTCTGCATCGTGACCTCAAGGCGGACAATATCTTGCTGGATCTGGACGGCACGTGCAAGATATCCGATTTCGGCATCTCCAAGAAGACGGACAACATCTATGGTAATGACAAGACCAACTCGATGCAGGGGTCCGTGTTCTGGATGGCGCCCGAGGTGATCCGGTCGCAGGGCGAAGGATACTCGGCCAAGGTGGATATTTGGTCGTTGGGCTGTGTGGTGCTGGAGATGTTTGCGGGCAGAAGGCCGTGGAGCAAGGATGAGGCGGTTGGGGCGATTTACAAGATTGCGAATGGCGAGGCGCCGCCGATTCCGGATGATATCCGGGAGGAGATCACGCCGATTGCGATTGCTTTTATGTTGGATTGCTTTACTGT CGACCCAACTGATCGCCCTACCGCCGACGTCCTTCTCTCCCAACACCCCTTTTGCGAGCTGGATCCTAACTACAGCTTTATGGATACGGAGCTGTATGCCAAGATCAGGGGTACTTATTAG